A genomic stretch from Ureibacillus composti includes:
- a CDS encoding sugar transferase, translating into MYMKVKRLIDIILSLIGLIVLSPVFLILIIAIKMDSRGPVLFKQKRVGINKTHFNILKFRTMRIDTPKDTPTHLLGNPEQYITKMGKFLRKTSLDELPQIWNIFVGQMSIIGPRPALWNQYDLIAERDKYGANDVPPGLTGWAQINGRDELPIEIKAKLDGEYVEKISFGMDVKCFFVTIVSVVKSDGVVEGGTGVKKEVASTKETETS; encoded by the coding sequence ATGTATATGAAGGTTAAAAGATTGATAGATATTATTCTTTCTTTAATAGGACTTATTGTCTTATCACCCGTTTTTTTAATTCTAATAATTGCTATTAAGATGGATTCAAGAGGCCCCGTCTTGTTTAAGCAAAAACGTGTAGGAATCAACAAGACTCATTTTAACATATTGAAATTTCGTACCATGAGAATAGATACACCGAAAGACACTCCAACTCACTTATTAGGTAATCCAGAACAGTATATCACAAAGATGGGTAAATTCCTGAGAAAGACCTCACTTGATGAGCTTCCACAGATTTGGAATATTTTTGTGGGACAGATGAGTATTATTGGGCCAAGACCAGCACTATGGAATCAGTATGATCTGATTGCTGAACGGGATAAGTATGGTGCTAATGATGTACCACCTGGATTAACTGGTTGGGCACAGATTAATGGTAGAGACGAGCTTCCTATAGAAATTAAGGCAAAGTTAGATGGGGAGTACGTTGAGAAAATCAGTTTTGGGATGGATGTAAAGTGCTTCTTTGTTACCATCGTTAGTGTTGTTAAGAGTGACGGTGTTGTAGAAGGTGGGACCGGCGTTAAGAAGGAAGTTGCGAGTACTAAGGAGACAGAAACTTCATGA
- a CDS encoding NAD(P)H-binding protein, with protein sequence MLLVTGITGHTGKYFLQELINNKYEGSIRCVVRATSNTSLLDNSGLNIEKVEGDLDDPDFIDSVMNGVDTVMHIYNIHHSPKIVQSAIKNKVNRAILVHTTGIYSEFKYASEGYKKIEQKIKELKSDIKCLTKITILRPSMIYGDLCDRNMSKFIKMIDKLRIMPIINGGNSLIQPVNARDLGKAFFTVLMSPVESDGDAYDLSGEKPIRMIDAFKLISKELNKKTVFISIPLSIGVLMARVIKTLTLGRINYIERVQRMGEDRNYSHDHATSDFGYNPMTFEKGIQIEVQEYLEKNRN encoded by the coding sequence ATGCTTTTAGTCACTGGAATCACTGGTCATACGGGAAAATACTTTTTACAAGAACTTATTAATAATAAATATGAAGGCTCTATTCGTTGTGTTGTTAGGGCAACATCCAATACATCTCTTTTGGATAACAGCGGCTTAAATATAGAAAAAGTTGAAGGAGATTTAGATGATCCAGACTTTATTGATAGTGTGATGAATGGTGTTGATACAGTAATGCACATCTATAATATTCACCATTCACCAAAGATAGTTCAATCTGCTATTAAGAATAAAGTAAATAGGGCAATATTAGTACACACCACAGGAATTTATTCAGAATTTAAGTATGCCTCAGAAGGATATAAGAAAATAGAACAAAAGATTAAAGAACTAAAAAGCGATATTAAATGTCTAACGAAAATTACAATTTTAAGGCCTTCTATGATATATGGAGACCTCTGTGATAGAAATATGAGTAAGTTTATTAAAATGATAGATAAGCTAAGAATCATGCCTATTATCAACGGTGGAAATAGTTTAATTCAACCAGTGAATGCCAGAGATTTAGGAAAGGCGTTTTTTACTGTATTGATGTCCCCAGTAGAGTCTGATGGAGACGCTTATGATCTATCTGGTGAAAAGCCTATTAGAATGATAGATGCTTTCAAGTTAATAAGTAAAGAACTCAATAAAAAAACAGTCTTCATCAGCATACCATTAAGTATAGGTGTACTGATGGCAAGAGTTATTAAAACTCTGACGTTAGGAAGAATCAATTATATAGAACGGGTTCAGAGAATGGGAGAAGACAGAAACTACTCCCACGATCATGCAACTAGTGACTTCGGTTATAATCCCATGACTTTTGAAAAAGGAATACAAATAGAAGTTCAAGAGTATCTAGAGAAAAATAGAAATTAG
- a CDS encoding glycosyltransferase family 4 protein, protein MKIAVLSSHTSSLFWFRMDMMKDFIENGHTVIALGSEPETEWKKKFAEYNIDYRQLYVERNGMNPLKDLKTLRLLYTFMKKEKPDKVFAYQAKTVVYGSIAAKLNGVSEVYPLIAGLGSIFRGEGFKNKIVKTIMKIEYWAACKCSKKVFFQNQDDKNEFIHNGLIQDKKTVIINGSGVDLEKFKPTIFPEESAFLYIGRLIKDKGIMEYLEACKEIKDKHPKVRCLLVGPFDSNPSALKPDELKPYIENGVIEYFGEQSDVRPFISQCSTYVLPSYHEGTPKTVLEAMAMGRSIITSDAPGCRETVIEGLNGYLVKVKDIKGLTNKMEYLISNREICKNMGKESEKIAREKYDVKVVNQSIIQTMGL, encoded by the coding sequence ATGAAAATAGCTGTACTTTCAAGCCATACATCATCATTGTTTTGGTTTCGCATGGATATGATGAAAGACTTTATTGAAAATGGTCATACCGTTATTGCATTAGGCTCTGAGCCTGAAACGGAATGGAAGAAAAAGTTCGCTGAATACAATATTGATTATAGGCAACTATATGTTGAACGAAATGGTATGAATCCACTCAAAGATTTAAAAACTTTAAGGTTACTTTATACATTCATGAAAAAGGAAAAACCTGATAAAGTGTTCGCATACCAAGCTAAAACGGTTGTTTATGGAAGTATAGCTGCAAAGTTAAATGGTGTTTCTGAAGTATACCCTTTAATAGCTGGACTTGGTTCGATATTTAGGGGGGAAGGTTTTAAAAACAAAATAGTTAAAACAATAATGAAAATAGAATACTGGGCTGCTTGTAAATGTAGCAAGAAAGTATTTTTTCAGAATCAAGATGATAAAAATGAGTTTATTCACAATGGATTAATACAAGATAAAAAGACGGTTATAATTAATGGTTCAGGAGTTGATCTTGAAAAATTTAAACCAACAATATTTCCAGAAGAATCAGCATTTCTCTATATTGGTAGACTTATTAAAGATAAAGGGATAATGGAATACTTAGAAGCTTGTAAAGAAATTAAAGATAAACATCCTAAGGTTCGTTGTTTGCTAGTAGGACCATTTGACAGTAATCCTTCTGCCTTAAAACCAGATGAGCTGAAACCTTATATAGAAAATGGTGTTATTGAATATTTTGGGGAACAAAGTGATGTGAGACCATTTATCTCTCAATGTAGCACCTATGTATTACCATCATATCATGAAGGTACGCCCAAAACGGTATTAGAAGCTATGGCAATGGGGAGGTCAATCATTACTAGTGATGCTCCTGGTTGCAGGGAGACGGTTATTGAAGGACTAAATGGATATTTAGTAAAGGTCAAGGATATCAAAGGGTTAACAAATAAGATGGAATACTTGATATCTAATCGTGAGATATGCAAAAACATGGGGAAAGAAAGCGAGAAGATTGCTAGAGAAAAGTATGATGTTAAGGTTGTTAACCAATCAATTATTCAGACAATGGGTTTATAA